A section of the Clostridium felsineum DSM 794 genome encodes:
- a CDS encoding MATE family efflux transporter, whose protein sequence is MFKKFLKYSVPSAIAMCVSSLYTVIDGIFVGQGVGKSGLAAVSIAFPAIIFLTGLATMFAAGGGALVSKNFGAGNRKKAVDIFNQAVKTVIILSLIISILFVIFAEPMVTMLGAGKSIKAEATEFLRYYSLFCIPNLLGIALNGFVRNDGSPRLAMIATISGAILNVILDYIFIFSFHMGLKGPAIATGLGQIATVIIILPHFLRKKGQLTFGNAKLKIDVIKNIFSIGFPSFFAEVAFSIIIFFYNIVLNKTIGETGVASYSIINYVTTNIYMMLIGVSFGAQPLISYYFGNKDSKVMLEMYKFSLMVSTFIGVIFTVVCFVFGMSFVSLFTSDVKLINMTYLGLNITNLAYIFIGLNLNTSIYYQAIEMPRFSSLICSFRSFIFLPLVLFLLAYFCGINGIWASMIFSEILSFVVINIVTNIKSNTKKAVAFIN, encoded by the coding sequence ATGTTTAAAAAGTTTTTAAAATATTCGGTGCCATCGGCAATAGCTATGTGTGTTTCATCCTTATACACTGTTATAGATGGAATATTTGTGGGACAGGGAGTAGGAAAGTCTGGCTTAGCAGCAGTATCGATAGCTTTTCCAGCTATAATATTTCTCACAGGTTTAGCAACGATGTTTGCAGCTGGTGGAGGAGCGTTAGTGTCTAAAAATTTTGGAGCTGGAAATAGAAAAAAGGCAGTTGATATTTTTAATCAAGCGGTTAAAACTGTAATAATATTAAGTCTTATTATTAGTATTTTATTTGTGATTTTTGCAGAGCCTATGGTGACAATGCTAGGAGCTGGTAAATCAATTAAAGCTGAGGCAACAGAATTTTTAAGATATTATTCTTTATTTTGTATACCTAATTTACTTGGAATAGCATTAAATGGTTTTGTTAGAAATGATGGAAGTCCAAGGCTAGCGATGATAGCTACAATAAGTGGAGCAATTTTAAATGTAATATTAGATTATATATTTATATTTTCTTTTCATATGGGGCTTAAAGGTCCTGCTATAGCTACGGGATTAGGACAAATAGCTACGGTTATAATAATTTTGCCACATTTTTTAAGAAAGAAAGGACAGTTAACCTTTGGAAATGCAAAGCTTAAAATTGATGTTATAAAAAATATATTTTCTATAGGTTTTCCGTCTTTTTTTGCAGAAGTTGCATTTTCTATAATAATATTCTTTTACAATATAGTGTTAAATAAAACCATCGGAGAAACTGGAGTTGCATCCTATAGTATAATAAATTATGTTACTACCAATATATATATGATGTTAATTGGAGTTAGTTTTGGAGCACAGCCATTAATAAGCTATTATTTTGGAAATAAAGATTCTAAAGTAATGCTTGAGATGTATAAATTTTCATTAATGGTCTCTACGTTTATAGGAGTTATTTTTACAGTAGTATGCTTTGTATTTGGAATGAGTTTTGTTAGTTTATTTACTTCAGATGTAAAACTTATTAATATGACTTATTTAGGTCTTAATATAACCAATTTGGCTTATATTTTTATAGGATTAAATCTTAATACGTCTATTTACTATCAAGCTATAGAAATGCCTAGATTTTCTAGTTTGATTTGCTCCTTTAGATCATTTATATTTTTACCACTGGTTCTATTTTTACTTGCCTATTTTTGTGGTATAAATGGAATATGGGCTAGTATGATATTTTCAGAAATATTATCCTTTGTGGTTATAAATATTGTTACTAATATAAAATCAAACACTAAGAAAGCTGTAGCCTTTATAAATTAA
- the larB gene encoding nickel pincer cofactor biosynthesis protein LarB has translation MDKEEIKVLLEKVKDNTVNVEKALEELEDLPFKDLGFAKIDNHRELRVGYPEVIYCAGKTVEQVKDIVKFMCAKNNNILGTRATEEMYKAVKEICAEAEYNKLGKTITIRKKEQKTTDSYIAIVAAGTSDLPVVEEAYETASILGNKVVKVIDVGVAGIHRLFAKLDIIRGAKVVIVVAGMEGALASVVGGLVDKPIIAVPTSVGYGANLGGISALLSMLNSCASGVSVVNIDNGFGAAYNASMINKL, from the coding sequence ATGGATAAAGAGGAAATTAAAGTTTTATTAGAAAAAGTAAAAGATAATACAGTAAATGTAGAAAAAGCACTAGAAGAATTAGAGGATTTACCTTTTAAAGATTTAGGTTTTGCTAAGATAGATAATCATAGAGAACTTAGAGTTGGATATCCTGAGGTAATATACTGTGCGGGAAAAACAGTAGAGCAAGTCAAGGATATTGTAAAATTTATGTGTGCCAAAAACAATAATATATTAGGAACTAGAGCTACTGAAGAGATGTATAAAGCAGTAAAAGAGATATGTGCTGAAGCGGAATATAATAAGCTTGGGAAGACTATAACAATTAGAAAGAAGGAGCAAAAGACCACTGATAGTTACATAGCAATTGTAGCAGCAGGGACTTCTGATTTGCCAGTAGTGGAAGAGGCATATGAAACTGCAAGTATACTAGGGAATAAGGTGGTTAAGGTGATTGATGTAGGGGTAGCAGGAATCCATAGGCTTTTTGCAAAGCTTGATATTATTAGAGGTGCAAAGGTTGTTATAGTGGTTGCAGGAATGGAAGGAGCATTAGCTAGTGTTGTAGGAGGACTTGTGGACAAACCGATTATAGCAGTGCCAACAAGTGTTGGTTATGGAGCAAATTTAGGAGGAATATCAGCACTGTTATCAATGTTAAATAGTTGTGCTAGTGGTGTAAGTGTAGTTAATATAGATAACGGCTTTGGAGCAGCCTATAATGCAAGCATGATTAATAAATTATAA
- the larE gene encoding ATP-dependent sacrificial sulfur transferase LarE: protein MINNDKYKDLIKYLKSLEKVVLAFSGGVDSTFLLRAAKEALDENVKAVTILSPYIPKWEIKEAKQLAEELGIEHEIIEAPIIDSIKFNPENRCYLCKTAVFSMILKVAKEGGYSCVIDGTNFDDIKDYRPGLKALKELEVKSPLLECKLTKQEIRTFSKELGLKTWDKPSYACLLTRIPYGNELKVEDFEKIENAEKYMMSIGFRAMRVRCHGDLARIEVNRADRSKLFDEKLLDTISENIKKCGFKYVALDLQGYRVGSFNENINK, encoded by the coding sequence ATGATAAATAATGATAAATATAAGGATTTAATAAAATATCTTAAGAGTTTAGAAAAAGTAGTATTGGCATTTTCAGGTGGAGTAGATAGTACATTTTTACTTAGAGCTGCTAAGGAAGCACTTGATGAAAACGTGAAGGCAGTAACAATTTTATCACCATATATCCCAAAGTGGGAGATAAAAGAAGCTAAACAACTGGCAGAAGAGTTAGGCATAGAGCATGAAATAATAGAAGCACCTATCATTGATTCTATTAAATTCAATCCTGAAAATAGATGCTACTTGTGTAAGACAGCAGTATTTAGCATGATACTTAAAGTGGCAAAAGAAGGAGGGTATAGCTGTGTAATTGATGGAACTAATTTTGACGACATAAAGGATTATAGACCAGGCCTTAAGGCATTAAAAGAATTAGAGGTAAAAAGTCCACTTTTAGAATGTAAGTTAACAAAACAAGAAATAAGAACTTTCTCAAAGGAATTAGGACTTAAAACTTGGGACAAACCATCATATGCTTGCCTTTTAACAAGAATACCTTATGGTAACGAGCTTAAGGTGGAAGATTTTGAGAAGATTGAAAATGCAGAAAAATATATGATGAGTATAGGCTTTAGGGCTATGAGAGTAAGGTGTCATGGTGATTTGGCAAGAATTGAGGTTAATAGAGCTGATAGAAGTAAATTATTTGATGAGAAACTCTTAGATACTATATCAGAAAACATAAAGAAATGCGGATTTAAGTATGTAGCATTGGATTTACAAGGCTATAGAGTAGGAAGCTTTAACGAAAATATAAATAAATAG
- the larC gene encoding nickel pincer cofactor biosynthesis protein LarC: protein MKILYYDCFCGISGDMNLAALIDLGVPKNYLIDELSKLKLSSEYEMKIEKSQKLGITGTRVDVILKNEVVHNENHKHQHHDHEGHHHHRGLKDIEEIINSSDLSNKVKKLSLDMFMKVAEAEAKVHGKDLYEVHFHEVGAIDSIVDIVGAAICLDYLNVDKILASKVQVGGGFVKCAHGVMPVPAPATVEILRDIPINTGIVKFETTTPTGAAILAANVKEFTEKLDFKIKNTAYGIGHRDLEIPNVLRVYLGEGAISEKAEGQYIIETNIDDMNPELYGYLEEKLFSVGALDVFKTPIFMKKSRAGIKLSVLTDEKSEKKVLDIIFKESTSIGVRKYKVEKIMLKRTFEKVKTEYGDITIKKAYYNGELVKYKPEYEECKAIAKEKDVTIDSVYKAVYKKLN, encoded by the coding sequence GTGAAGATTTTATATTATGATTGTTTTTGTGGAATAAGCGGTGATATGAATTTAGCAGCACTAATAGATTTAGGGGTCCCTAAAAATTATTTAATAGATGAACTTTCAAAGCTTAAACTAAGTTCTGAATACGAAATGAAAATTGAAAAATCACAAAAATTAGGCATAACAGGAACTAGAGTAGATGTTATCTTAAAAAATGAAGTAGTACATAATGAAAATCATAAGCATCAGCACCATGATCATGAAGGACACCATCATCACAGAGGCTTAAAGGACATAGAAGAAATAATAAACTCAAGTGACTTAAGTAATAAAGTTAAAAAGCTTAGCTTAGATATGTTTATGAAGGTTGCAGAGGCAGAAGCGAAAGTCCATGGAAAGGACTTATATGAAGTGCATTTTCATGAAGTTGGAGCTATTGACTCAATTGTAGATATTGTAGGAGCAGCTATTTGTTTGGACTATTTAAATGTAGATAAAATTCTTGCATCAAAGGTTCAAGTTGGAGGAGGTTTTGTTAAATGTGCCCATGGGGTTATGCCAGTACCAGCACCAGCTACAGTAGAAATTTTAAGGGATATACCTATAAATACTGGAATAGTCAAATTTGAAACTACAACACCAACAGGAGCGGCTATACTTGCGGCAAATGTAAAAGAATTTACTGAAAAGCTTGATTTTAAAATTAAAAATACGGCTTATGGAATAGGACATAGGGACTTAGAAATTCCAAATGTTTTAAGAGTATATCTGGGAGAAGGGGCTATTTCTGAGAAAGCAGAAGGACAGTATATAATTGAAACTAATATAGATGATATGAATCCAGAGTTGTATGGGTATTTGGAGGAAAAACTTTTTTCAGTAGGAGCCTTAGATGTATTTAAGACACCTATATTTATGAAAAAATCTAGAGCAGGAATAAAACTTAGTGTTTTAACAGATGAGAAATCAGAGAAGAAGGTTTTAGATATTATATTTAAAGAAAGTACATCAATAGGAGTTAGAAAATACAAGGTGGAAAAAATAATGCTGAAAAGAACCTTTGAAAAGGTGAAGACAGAATACGGAGATATAACAATTAAAAAGGCTTATTATAATGGAGAACTTGTTAAATATAAACCTGAGTATGAAGAATGCAAGGCTATAGCAAAAGAAAAAGATGTAACTATAGATAGTGTATATAAAGCGGTTTATAAGAAATTAAATTAG
- a CDS encoding energy-coupling factor ABC transporter ATP-binding protein, which produces MISLENISFTYKNKVALKDVNVNIEEGEAVAVIGPNGSGKSTFLKLLNGIIFSSSGRYIFDDKEINETTLKDTKFLKLFHKRLGFIFQNSDTQLFCSTVFEEIAFGLVQMELEEEEITKRVYDCLKLLNIEKLKDEHPYNLSGGEKKRVAIASVLAMNPEVIALDEPMNGIDPKGKRFLKELLVDLNKSGKTIICATHDFEYIEGVFKRAIVFSEDHKIIRDDKYENVIKDIEFLKKCNII; this is translated from the coding sequence ATGATAAGCTTAGAAAACATTTCATTTACCTACAAGAATAAAGTAGCTCTTAAAGATGTAAATGTTAATATAGAGGAGGGAGAAGCGGTAGCCGTTATAGGTCCCAATGGTAGCGGCAAATCTACCTTTTTAAAATTATTAAACGGAATTATTTTTTCAAGTAGTGGAAGATATATTTTTGACGATAAGGAGATAAATGAGACAACTCTAAAGGATACTAAATTTTTGAAGTTATTTCACAAAAGATTAGGCTTTATATTTCAAAATTCGGATACTCAATTATTTTGTTCCACTGTATTTGAAGAAATAGCCTTTGGACTTGTGCAGATGGAACTTGAAGAAGAGGAGATAACTAAAAGAGTTTATGATTGCCTCAAACTTCTTAACATAGAAAAGTTAAAAGATGAACATCCATATAATTTAAGTGGAGGAGAGAAAAAGAGAGTTGCTATTGCAAGTGTATTAGCTATGAATCCAGAAGTAATAGCTTTAGATGAACCAATGAACGGAATAGATCCAAAGGGAAAAAGATTTTTAAAAGAACTTTTAGTGGATCTTAATAAAAGTGGAAAAACTATAATTTGTGCCACTCATGATTTTGAATATATTGAAGGGGTTTTTAAAAGAGCAATTGTATTTTCTGAGGATCATAAGATAATAAGAGACGATAAATACGAGAATGTAATAAAGGATATAGAATTTTTAAAAAAGTGTAATATTATATAA
- a CDS encoding energy-coupling factor transporter transmembrane component T, producing the protein MIPVWLSEKDNYVPKKEKNSYVEKSIFSLIKTISIIRQNKNSEGVIYDLNSTLKVISIIVIIIAVALSRSLIDLLVMDVYVLIALILIDKRMRIRVFFRSLIFPCITLIALIPSMIYGNVYNSILIFQKIVVTILIVNILSHTTKWSEVSKALKLLFVPDIFIWIMDITIKYIVVLGEYSIDLLYALKLRAIGVTNDKYKSITGIMGNLFVKSYKMSEDLFNAMECRGFVGEYTTKVNLRLKKIDYIYLFVNVILIIFFIITVFIHLK; encoded by the coding sequence ATGATTCCAGTATGGCTTTCAGAAAAGGATAATTATGTTCCTAAAAAAGAAAAAAATTCCTATGTAGAAAAAAGTATTTTCTCATTAATTAAAACAATATCAATTATTAGACAAAATAAAAATAGTGAAGGTGTAATCTACGATTTAAATTCTACGCTAAAGGTTATAAGTATTATAGTTATTATAATAGCAGTGGCATTAAGTAGAAGTTTAATTGATTTATTAGTAATGGATGTATATGTTTTAATAGCTCTTATTTTAATAGATAAAAGGATGAGAATAAGAGTCTTCTTTAGGAGCTTAATATTTCCTTGTATAACGCTAATTGCTCTTATTCCGTCTATGATCTATGGGAATGTATATAATAGCATACTTATTTTTCAGAAGATAGTAGTGACTATATTAATAGTTAACATATTATCCCATACTACTAAGTGGAGTGAGGTTAGTAAAGCACTAAAACTTTTATTTGTACCCGATATATTTATATGGATTATGGATATAACAATAAAATACATTGTTGTTCTTGGAGAGTATTCTATTGATTTATTATATGCGTTAAAGCTTAGAGCTATTGGAGTAACTAATGATAAATATAAATCTATTACAGGAATTATGGGAAATTTATTTGTAAAGTCTTATAAGATGAGTGAAGATTTGTTTAATGCAATGGAATGTAGAGGTTTTGTGGGGGAATATACTACAAAAGTAAATTTAAGATTAAAGAAAATTGACTACATATATCTGTTTGTAAATGTGATTTTGATAATTTTCTTTATAATAACTGTATTTATTCACTTAAAGTAA
- the cbiM gene encoding cobalt transporter CbiM — MHIPDNYLSPTTCATFGVVMLPVWRRAVIKVKSEITRQKMPLLGVAAAFSFLIMMFNVPVPGGTTAHAIGGALIAILLGPYAAVFAVTVALVIQALFFGDGGILAIGVNCFNMAFIIPFSAYYLFNFIKRFSKGKKGEYFGAFLAGYISVNMAALFAAIEFGVQPLLFRDALGKPLYSPYGLSVSIPAMLLPHLLVVGILEGLITVGVYSYVKKASPEIIYKGKTSSMKFLYVVLGILILATPLGLLASGTAWGEWGADEIKKIVGFTPSGIKNGFEYKALFPDYNVGNFKEYIGYILAAVVGVVLIIIVFKILERVQKEKR; from the coding sequence AAGAGCAGTTATAAAAGTGAAGAGTGAAATTACAAGGCAAAAAATGCCGCTTCTAGGAGTAGCAGCAGCATTTTCATTTTTAATAATGATGTTTAATGTACCAGTACCGGGTGGAACTACAGCCCATGCTATTGGTGGAGCACTTATAGCAATACTTCTTGGGCCATATGCGGCAGTTTTTGCAGTTACAGTGGCTCTTGTAATACAAGCACTATTCTTCGGAGATGGTGGTATTTTAGCTATAGGTGTAAATTGCTTTAATATGGCTTTTATAATACCATTCTCAGCATATTATTTATTTAATTTTATAAAAAGATTTTCAAAAGGTAAAAAAGGAGAGTATTTTGGAGCTTTTCTAGCTGGATATATATCAGTAAATATGGCGGCTTTATTTGCAGCAATAGAATTTGGAGTTCAACCTTTGCTTTTTAGAGATGCCTTAGGAAAACCTCTATATAGTCCTTATGGTTTATCGGTATCTATTCCTGCTATGTTATTGCCTCATTTATTAGTAGTTGGAATATTAGAAGGATTAATAACTGTAGGTGTGTACAGTTATGTTAAAAAGGCTTCTCCAGAGATTATATATAAAGGGAAAACCAGCAGTATGAAATTTTTATATGTGGTGCTTGGAATTCTTATATTAGCGACACCTTTAGGACTACTAGCTAGCGGAACAGCTTGGGGTGAATGGGGAGCTGATGAAATAAAAAAAATAGTAGGCTTTACTCCAAGTGGAATAAAAAATGGATTTGAATATAAAGCATTATTTCCAGACTATAATGTTGGTAATTTCAAAGAATATATTGGCTATATATTAGCAGCGGTAGTTGGAGTAGTGCTTATAATAATAGTATTTAAAATTTTAGAAAGAGTACAGAAGGAGAAAAGATGA